In Sorghum bicolor cultivar BTx623 chromosome 10, Sorghum_bicolor_NCBIv3, whole genome shotgun sequence, one genomic interval encodes:
- the LOC110431004 gene encoding uncharacterized protein LOC110431004, producing the protein KSAFLNGYINELVYVEQPPSFEDPRYPKHVYRLSKALYGLKQAPRAWYERLRDFLIEKGFKIGKVDTTLFTKKMNGEIFICQVYVDDIIFGSTNEDFCKEFGDLMSKEFEMSMIGELSFFLGFQVKQMKEGVFISQEKYTQDLLKRFKMMDCKPIKTPMASNGHLDLDEGGNPIDKTLYRSMIGSLLYLTASRPDIMFSVCMCARYQAIPMESHLIAVKRILRYLKYTPCLGLWYPKGARFQLVGYSDSDYAGCRIDRKSTSGGCHFLGRSLVSWMSKKQNSVALSTAEAEYIAAGACCAQILYMKQTLLDYGVVLDKVPLLCDNESAVKLANNPVQHTRTKHID; encoded by the coding sequence aaaagtgcctttttaaatggttatattaatgagcttgtctatgttgagcaaccccccagtTTTGAAGATCCTAGGTACCcgaagcatgtctaccggttgtccaaggctctctatggtctcaagcaagctcctagagcttggtatgagaggctaagggacttcctcattgagaagggcttcaagattgggaaagttgacacaacactcttcaccaagaaaatgaatggggaaatcttcatttgccaagtttatgttgatgatattatttttggctctactaatgaagatttttgcaaggaatttggtgatttgatgtccaaggagtttgagatgtccatgattggcgagctatccttcttcctaggatttcaagtcaagcaaatgaaggaaggagtctttatctcacaagagaagtacactcaagatcttctcaagagattcaagatgatggattgcaagccaatcaagactcccatggcatcaaatgggcatctcgacttggatgagggaggtaaccctattgacaagactctctatcgctccatgataggaagtctactctacctcaccgcatctaggcccgatataatgtttagtgtgtgtatgtgtgcaagatatcaagcaatacctatggaatctcacttgattgcggtcaagagaattcttaggtatctaaaatacacaccttgcctaggcttgtggtatcccaaaggtgcaagattccaacttgtgggctattccgattcggattatgccgggtgccggattgatagaaaaagcacatccggagggtgccatttcctaggtagatcacttgtctcttggatgtcaaagaaacaaaatagtgttgctttgtcaacggccgaggcagaatacatagccgccggtgcttgttgtgcacaaatactctacatgaaacaaactttgctagactatggagtagtactagacaaagtacctttgttgtgtgacaacgaaagtgccgtaaaacttgcaaacaacccggttcaacacacccgcacaaaacatattgac